The Magnolia sinica isolate HGM2019 chromosome 9, MsV1, whole genome shotgun sequence genome contains a region encoding:
- the LOC131256683 gene encoding WRKY transcription factor WRKY51-like, which yields MAVDLMGLAKMDDQIAIQEAASAGLRNMERLIFLMSHQNQPQNQFDCREITDSTVSKFKKVISILNRTGHARFRRGPSQTGATPAPVPEAPPAQTLTLDFSKSSPNPNPIMEMAMNRYPLPAKEHFSISPPMSSTNSSFMSSITADGSVSNGKQGSSFPLAAVPAVSAGKPPLSSSYRKKCHGHSDDVSGKSAGSSRCHCPKRRKSRVKKVTRVPAISSKIADIPPDEHSWRKYGQKPIKGSPYPRGYYKCSSIRGCPARKHVERDPEDPTMLIVTYEGEHRHSQTAPPEAAALGFDPRDGQL from the exons AtggccgttgatctgatgggacttGCGAAAATGGACGACCAGATCGCGATCCAAGAGGCAGCGTCTGCGGGTCTGAGGAACATGGAGCGTCTGATCTTTCTGATGTCCCACCAGAACCAGCCCCAAAACCAGTTTGACTGCCGAGAAATCACCGATTCCACGGTCtccaagttcaagaaggtgataTCGATCCTGAATCGGACCGGTCACGCTCGATTCCGACGCGGACCGAGTCAGACTGGAGCGACTCCGGCCCCAGTACCAGAAGCGCCTCCGGCGCAAACCCTAACACTTGATTTCTCGAAGTCaagccctaaccctaaccctatcaTGGAGATGGCGATGAATCGCTATCCGCTGCCGGCTAAGGAGCACTTCAGTATCTCGCCGCCGATGTCATCCACCAACTCCTCGTTCATGTCGTCGATCACCGCAGACGGCAGCGTTTCCAACGGCAAGCAGGGATCGTCTTTCCCGCTCGCCGCCGTTCCGGCCGTCTCCGCCGGAAAACCGCCCCTCTCGTCTTCTTACAGGAAGAAGTGCCACGGCCACTCCGACGACGTTTCCGGGAAATCCGCTGGTTCCAGCCGCTGCCATTGCCCCAAAAGAAG AAAATCTCGAGTCAAGAAGGTGACAAGAGTCCCCGCGATAAGTTCGAAAATTGCAGATATACCCCCCGACGAGCATTCGTGGAGGAAATACGGCCAGAAACCGATCAAAGGATCGCCTTATCCAAG GGGCTATTACAAGTGCAGCAGCATACGTGGCTGCCCTGCGAGGAAGCACGTGGAGAGGGACCCGGAAGATCCAACGATGCTGATCGTCACGTACGAAGGCGAGCACCGCCATTCCCAAACTGCACCTCCGGAAGCGGCAGCTCTAGGCTTCGATCCCCGGGACGGCCAGCTGTAA